A region of the Onychomys torridus unplaced genomic scaffold, mOncTor1.1, whole genome shotgun sequence genome:
ATGGAGTGGGGACGGCTGTTTTGACATTTCTTGCGCTGAAGGCAATTTCTCAGGCGACTTGGAGGGATACTGCTTCTGCTggggatggatgcatgcatgcatgcatggatggatggatggatggacggacttacggataggtgggtggatggatggatggaccaaggggtggaagggtggatggaaggttggttggatgaataaatggagacggacagatgtatgtatgtatgtatgtatggaagtatggaagtatggatggatggatgggttggtggaggtacggttggactgagggatggaagggtggatggaaggttggttggataaataaatggagagggacatatgtatgtatgtatgtatgaatgtatgtatatgtatgtatgtatgtatggatggatggatggatggatgaacgggaggttagatggatggatgggttgttgGATGTACGTTTGGAccgagggatggaagggtggatggatggttggttggatggatgggttgATAGGTGGATGGAAGTTTggttggatgaataaatggagaCGGACggatgaatgtatgtatgtatgtatgtatgtatggaagtatggaagtatggatggatggatgggttggtggaggtacggttggactgagggatggaagggtggatggaaggttggttggataaataaatggagagggacagatgtatgtatgaatgtatgtatatgtatgtatgtatgtatgtatgtatgtatggatggatggatgaacgggaggttagatggatggatgggttgttgGATGTACGTTTGGAccgagggatggaagggtggatggatggttggttggactgagggatggaagggtggatggaaggttggttggataaataaatggagagggacagatgtatgtatgtatgtatgtatgtatgtatgtatgtatgtaattgtggaagtgtggatggatggatgaacgggaggttagatggatggatgggttggtggaggTACGGTTGGACGGAGGgttggaagggtggatggatggttggttggatggatgaatagatggatgggtggatgggtggatggatgagcaGATGTATTTATGGATCAGTGAGGGCAGGATGGAAGGACCAGAAGAGGAGGCACAGCCTCCTCTTTACACTTTACAAATGGAGTCGAGCCTGGGTGACCCCCCTCGCCCCCCACTTGCTCGATGTTGGGCTGGACCACAGCTGACTCTTGAGACTTTTACGTGGAAGGCAGTAACTACTGGCATGGTTCTTAACATAAATTTGTTGTCTGAGGGTCACAGGTGACCCTGGTGAATGGGTCCATAGAGCCCCAGACGGGGTGTGGACCCACAGCTTGAGTGCGGCTGCCCTGGCACatgagcattgtttctcagccTAGGGAACCCATGTCTTCGGGAGAGGTGCTGTGTACTTTGCAAAGAGTTTCGACGTCAACAAGTCTTAAGCTTTGCGGTACACGTGGGGCTGTTTTAATTACCTCTCACCAAGAAGCCAGTTTGCAAATTTGTGCCGGGCTTCAATCCGCCTAAAGTCAATTGCCGGGTGGGTTCAGAGTCTGGAAGTTGGAACCGACACCGACTTGTGAGTCGTGCCCAGCCAGatttctttcctgcctcagcctgaccGTCCCTCTGGCGGCCCCTGGGGGGGCGGCGAGCCCCCACCCCGCtccagtctctgtcttctgaaagTCCCCGAGTGTAGGTGCCGGCTCCTGGCCCTGGACGCTGGCTGAGGTCAAGGTGGTCTGGCGATGGGCCCCAGGCTTCcagcaggggagggaagaagagcggAGCTGACGGGTGTTTTCAGGCCATCTTTCTCTGAGCAGGAGCAAAAGAGGGAAGAGGCCTGGGCagcgggtggggtggggaaggggagtggATGGAGTGGGCGGGTGGGTTTGAGAAGGGGCAGGAGtccatcctcccttcctgtgttcacctggctctctccctttcctctggactcctcctcctccaactctgtGTCCCCCATCTCCTGATGTCTAGCCACCAgtcctgacacatacacacactcacacacacacacacacacacacacacacacacacggcccctCCTCTCAagcctttcttctgccctttgaGCTTTCTTCACCGTTCTTAGTTATATATCCTCTGGCCGCTTTCTCTTTGGTTTGGTAAGGTTTGGTTAGGACTTAAGGCCTCAGTACCTACTGCTTTTGCcctcctggatcttgctgcaACACTGTTTAGACCCAGCTGCTACAGAATTTTagttgatgctcctgcctctgcccccactgcctgCAGGGATTACAAGTGGGAGACCCTATTTTACCCActccccatttttctctttggcaAATCACCATCTCCttggctgtctctgtctgtctctgtctgtctctgtctctgtctctgtctctgtctctctctctctcgcacacacaaacacacacacacacactgactctcTCAGTCTGCctcgctgtctctctgtctgtgtctcctccttttctttctcttgtttcctgacttcccttttacttctgatttcttttcttgccGAAATGGTCATCCCAACTCTTCCATGGTGTGGTCAGTCCAAGCCTGTGGTCGAGAGGCAGTTGAGATAGAGGTGTTCAGCATCCAATGAATATAGAAACGAAAATGACAATACAAAAGAAGGGCTGGTTTTAGAGACGAGTGGGGGTAGAACAAGGTGCCCCGGGTGGGCTTCTCTGAAGACGCCCCTTGGATGGcggtgggtggggaggaagtcCCCGTGTTGTGCTTGGGGGCTCGGGCCTGGGCCTTGTGGGGTGAAGAAGACTTCCCCACTCCGGTTCCCCCGAAAAGCCTCCTGCTTCCCTGGAGACATCTGGCAGGAGCGGGTCCTGCGGGTAGGGGAGTGGGAGAGAGCGAGCCGTGTCCTCCCTCCGTCCAGTGTCGCGGggtgctcgctcgctcgctcgctcgctcgcctGGCCGTCCCTAGCAGGGTGTCCGGGTGCAGGGCACCCACCCACTCGCCCACCCCCGGATAGGTCCTCGCAGCCCTGCATCCgtgcatccctgcatccctgcagcCACTATGTGTCTGGTGGTAGTCCTGAAGGCCCGGGGGTCCTGGGAAGCGATAGTTCGGGGTCCGGGGTGTTGCCGCCGAGCCTCCGTGCTCCCCGGAGAAGGTGTGGAGGGCTAAGGTCAGGGGTCCGGGGCGGGTGGGTGTCGAGGCCTTGCCGGGCCTAGGGCCGGTGGCGAAGAAGGCCGGCGACGGTCCCGAGGTGGAGGCCTGGGTTTGGCTGTGGCTGAGTCCCCGGGGAGGAGCGGGCGTTGGGAGGGGAGCGAAGGGAGGCGAGTGGCGGCGCGTCGGGCAGTGGGTGGACGGACGGACGGCTCCCTGGTCGGGCAGTGGGTGGACGGGGAGTGCGGGGCGCTGTTGGGCGGCGAGTGTGGGTTCCCGGTGCGAGCGGCAGGGGTCGCCCTGGCGCCGGCGTCCCGGGCGAGGCAGTGAGCCGAGAGGGGGCGCCGGGTGTAGGGCGTCCGTCCGGAGGGTCGGGGAGGTGGTGtgggtg
Encoded here:
- the LOC118575444 gene encoding translation initiation factor IF-2-like, producing MTQSHNTRPLPTTHRPQPCSHTRDTHSALITHTPNNPPTLLSQQTPLAPALHATHQTQTHTHAPTPPPRPSGRTPYTRRPLSAHCLARDAGARATPAARTGNPHSPPNSAPHSPSTHCPTRRHSPPFAPLPTPAPPRGLSHSQTQASTSGPSPAFFATGPRPGKASTPTRPGPLTLALHTFSGEHGGSAATPRTPNYRFPGPPGLQDYHQTHSGCRDAGMHGCRAARTYPGVGEWVGALHPDTLLGTARRASERASEHPATLDGGRTRLALSHSPTRRTRSCQMSPGKQEAFRGNRSGEVFFTPQGPGPSPQAQHGDFLPTHRHPRGVFREAHPGHLVLPPLVSKTSPSFVLSFSFLYSLDAEHLYLNCLSTTGLD